GTACTCGTTTTGGCCCGGAGCGAGTGGTGCTTCCCTTTCCCGAATATGCCCCGCGGGCGCACATTGTGGGTCGGCTGGCGGCTCGGGAAGTGGAATGCCACGGGGTGCCGTCGTCGTGGCCCGACGAGCCGCAGTACTTGCGCCCCCCGGAGGCACAAGTGCACCGGCAGCGCGCGGCTTAGCCGCACCGCACGAGTTTTCACGGGTAGCGGTTCTCGTAGCGGTCCAGCGGCGGGGGCGCCAAAAAAACTGCGAGCCCACGACGCCGGCTTTGGCTTTTTGGGTTCTGCGAATCGGTGCGAGAGATGGCTGCTCGTTCGTGCGGCGCGACAGGGCACGGCAACCGAGTCATTCGTTTGACACATCGGTAGAGCTGGGCTATCGGTGAAGGTCGCTCGCTGGCTTGAAAGAGGAGCTCGCTATGGAGAGGAAAGACGAGGAGTTGATCCAACAGCTCATCGGCCAGGACGAAGAATTACGCCGCTACTACGAAGAACACTTGGAGCTCGAGCGGCAACTGGCGGAGCTGAACCGGCGGCTGTACCTCACCCCCCAGCAGGAACTCGAGAAGAAACGACTGCAAAAGCTCAAGCTAGCGGGGAAAGATAAGATCATGGAGATCTTGGCGCGCTATCGGCAAACTTCGCGCCCCTTGAGCGCTTGAGTTTCGCCGCTACGGTCGGTTGCTCGTAACGAAAAGCCAACACGATCCGGCCTTCGCCGGCTGGGTCTCTCGAGAGGTGTGATTGCACGTGCGGCATACAATTTCTGTTCTTGTCGAAAACGAGTTCGGGGTTCTCTCGCGTGTGGCCGGGCTGTTCAGCGCCCGTGCGTTCAACATCGAGAGTCTGACCGTAGCCGAAACACTCGATCCCACGGTTTCGCGAATCACCCTGGTGACCCGTGGGGACGACCGTGTGGTGGAACAAATCGAGAAACAACTGAACAAGTTGATTGGTGTCATTTATGTGAGTGACTTTACGGGCACGCCGCACGTCGAGCGGGAAATGGCTCTGGTGAAAGTTCGGGCGGACCAGCACACGCGTGCGGAGGTCATGAACATCGTGGATATTTTTCGCGGCAAGGTGATCGATGTGGGTCCCCAGTCGTTCATCGTCGAGGTGACCGGCGACGAAGAAAAACTGGCTGCATTGATCAACTTGCTTCGTCCCCTGGGTATCTTGGAAATCGTGCGGACCGGTAAGGTCGCCATGCATCGAGGCGCCCGCTTGATGGTGCCCGAAGAACTACCTCCGGAAGAAAAGGAAGAGAACGTCGCATGATGAAAGTGTACAAAGACGCGGACGCCAAGCCCCAATACCTCGAGGGCAAGAAAGTTGCGGTGATTGGCTATGGCAGCCAAGGGCACGCGCACGCGCAGAATTTGCGCGACAGCGGCATCGAGGTGGCGGTCGGACTGCATCGCGGTGGGAGTTCCTGGCCCAAGGCCGAGGCGGCCGGCTTTACAGTGATGGACACAGCCGAGGCTGCGCGTTGGGGCGATATTGTCATGGTGCTCGTGCCCGACGAGGTGGCCGGCAACTTGTACGCCAGCGAAATTGCTCCGGGAATGACTGCGGGCAAGTACCTCGCGTTCGGCCACGGCTTCAACATTCACTTCCGGCGCATCGTACCCGAGCCCGAGGTCAATGTGTTCATGGTGGCACCGAAAGGGCCCGGACACTTGGTGCGCAGCGAATTCCAAAAAGGGCGCGGCGTGCCCTGCCTTCTGGCTGTTCACCAAGACCCCAGCGGCGACACGAAGGAGGTCGCGCTGGCCTATGCCCAGGCCATTGGCGGAACTCGTGCGGGGGTGTTGGAGACGACCTTCAAAGACGAAACGGAAACGGATCTGTTCGGCGAGCAAGCCGTGTTGTGCGGCGGCCTGACGGAGCTGATCCGCGCTGGGTACGAGACTCTCGTCCAGGCTGGCTATCCGGAAGAGATGGCGTACTTCGAGTGTGTCCACGAGGTGAAACTGATTGTGGACCTGATTTACGAAGGCGGAATCGCCAACATGCGCTACTCCATCTCCAACACGGCCGAGTATGGAGACATGACCCGGGGGCCGCGCGTGATCACGCAGGAAAGCCGGGCGGCCATGAAGAAGATCCTGGAGAACATCCAAAGCGGCGCGTTCGCGAAGGAGTGGATCACCGAGTACGAGTGCGGAATGCCGCACTTCAACGAGCTGCGCAAAGCCGCGGCCAAGCATCCGATCGAAGAGGTCGGCGCGCGCTTGCGGGCGTTAATGCCTTGGCTGGCGAGCAATCGGCTCGTGGACAAAAGCAAAAACTAGCGCGCGCGGTCGGGGGCGAACCCGTGGGCCGAATTTCCTCGCACGACGCCGCCACCGATCAACCCCTCAACGTCTTCGGGCTACCGCTGGCGCGCGAGGGTCTGCCGCACATCATTGCGGCCATGTTTCTGACGGTCGTACTCGGCCTCTTTTTCGGCATTGCCGGCGCTGTCCTCGGAATTTTGCTGTTCGCACTCGTGGTGAACTTCTTCCGCGATCCGGAACGCATCCCGCCGAGGGATCCTCTGGCGATCGTTGCCCCGGCGGACGGCAAAGTCATTCAGATCGCCGACATCGAGGATACCCGTTTTCTCTCTGCGCCGGCCACGCGTGTGAGCATCTTCATGTCCCCTTTGGATGTGCACGTCAATCGGATTCCTTGGAGCGGGCAGGTGCTCGACGTGCGCTACCACCCGGGTAAATTTTTCCGTGCTTTTGCGGACAAAGCCTCGTTGGACAACGAGCAAACTGCCGTGCACGTGAGAGACGAAGAGGGCCGCCAGCTTTGGTTCGTGCAAATTGCCGGCTTGATCGCGCGCCGGATCGTTTGCCGGCTTCAGCCTGGAGATCGCGTGCAGCGCGGGCAGCGGTACGGGATGATCCTATTTGGCTCGCGTGCCGATGTGTATTTTCCTGCGGGCAGCGTGGAGGTCGCAGTGCAACTCCATCAGCGCACGCGCGCCGGTGAAACCATTCTCGCCCGATGGCGCTAGAACGGTCTCGTCCGCCCTTGCTCCAGCCACTGGAAAACGGCTCTCCGCTGCGCCGAGGGGTGTACCTTTTGCCCAATTTGCTCACCACCGGCGGGCTCTTCTCGGGCTTTTACTCCGTCGTGGCGAGCTTGCACGGGGACTTCCAGGTTGCCGCCATAGCCATTCTCATTGCCAATGTCTTCGATGCCCTCGATGGCCGCGTGGCGCGTTTGACCCGAACCGCCACGCGTTTCGGGATCGAGTACGATTCTCTGGCGGACCTGGTGGCTTTTGGCGTCGCTCCGGCGATGCTGATTTACTGCTGGGCGCTGGAGCCTTGGGGAAGTTGGGGCTGGCTTGCAGCCGCACTGTACCTCACGTGCGCGGCTTTGCGACTGGCCCGCTTCAATGTGCAATTCGATTCGGTGGAAAAACGCCACTTCGTCGGCTTGCCGAGTCCGGCTGCTGCCGAAGCCATTGCCGCAACGGTGCTGCTGTTTTACCGCTTTGGGGCCTATGGGCCGACGGACAAGCATTTGCTCTTGTTGTTGGTCACTTATGGATTGGCCGGTTTGATGGTCAGCACCTTTCCGTACTTCAGCTTCAAAGAAACCGACTTGTTGCGCCGGCAGCCGTTCTGGACGTTGCTCGTTGCCATTGTGCTTCTCAAACTTCTCGTTGCGGAGCCGCAAGTGTTCTTGTTCCTGGGTTTTTACACTTATGCCTTGTCGGGGCCGGTTCGACTGCTCTGGGTCATGGGCCGCCGAATGGCCTCGCGCCGCAAGGCTCATGGGAGTGCGGGAGCAGCGATTCCGGCCACTGCGGCCGAGAGAGAGGACGCCCGAGGGCGTTGACAAACCTGCACCCTTCGGGATCAAGAGACGTCAATGGAACTGCCTGCAGATGTCCAGCGCGTGTTCGACGAGTGGGGCCGCCGAGGGCACTTTTGCACTCTTGCGGAGGGGCATCGGATTTTTGCCGTGCAAGAAGGATCGGGGCCCGATGTCGTCCTGGTGCACGGGTTTCCATCTACGAGCCACGATTTCGCCGCGGCCCTGCCGGAAATCGTGGGACTGAATCGGCGCGTGCTGACCTGGGACCACCTGGGCTTTGGGTTTTCGGACAAACCCACCGATCCTGCCGTTTCCTATTCCCTCCTGGATCAAGCCCGCCGCGCTGGGGAAATTGTGGCGGCCCACGGCGTACGGCGGGCGCGTGTGATCGGGCACGATATGGGATTGACCATCGCCGTGGAAATGCTGTGCTTGCAACACGAAGGGAAACTCCCATTCGAGATCGAGGCGTTGGTGATGTGCAACGGCAGCCACCTCATCGAGCTGGCCCGGTTGACGCCGTTGCAGTACGCGCTGATGACCGACGAGGGTGCCGCCGAGTTTGCCCGCACGTATGACCCCGAGCGGTTCGCGCAGGGCTTTCGGTTTCTATGGGCAGACCCGAGTCGTACGCCCGACGTGGACATTCGTGCGATTGCGTACTGGATTCCGTGGAACGAGGGGCTGCAAGTGATCGGCCGCATTGCCCGTTACAACATCGAGCGGCGCACGTACGCCAAGCGGTGGCGCGAAATTTTCACGCGCATCAAGATTCCCATGCGCGTTGTGTGGGGAGAATTCGACCCGATCGCCGTGCCGGCAATCGGGGAAAAGCTTGCCGAAATGGCCCGGACTCACTGCTGGATCATGCGTAACGTGGGCCACTATCCGCAAATGGAAGCGCCGTCGGACTGGGTGGATTTGGTGATGAGCAACTGAGTTTGCGGGTGATTGCGGGCGCGCTGTCCGCCCACCCTCGCTCCGCCGCCTCCGCTAGCGCAGGCGCGTGCTTTCGTCGAGCTTGTAGAGACTGGCGGCATTACGGCCTCGCAGGTGCACGGCAGATTCGCGGGTGAGTCGGCGGCACAAGTGGTCGAGCTCCTTCACATAGTCGCCCGTGTGATCGCTGTGCGGAAAATCGCTCGCCCACAGAACGCGCTCGCTACCTACCGACTCGATCACGGCCGGCAAAAAGCTTTCGTCTGGGTCCGCTGCAATCCAGCATTGGCGGCGAACGTAGACACTGGGTTTTTCCCGCAAGGCCATGGTGATCCGCAGGGAGCCACTGTACAGAGCATCCATACGATCCATCCAGTACGGGAGCCACCCAGCACCGGACTCGAGCACGACGATCTTCAAGCCTGGAAAACGGTCGAAAGTGGCAAACTGGAAGAACGTCGAAAACGCCTGTTGCACCGCTTGAGGAAACAGCATTTGCAAATACCAGATCAGCGCCGGGATCCCCTCGGGCCACGACACGCCATCGAAGCGATGGTGAAGGCTACGACTGGGTGGATCCACACCTGTGTGAATGGCAATGGGAACGTCCAGCTCTTGTGCTGCTTCCCAAAGCGGATCGTGGTCGGGGTGCCCGTGCGGAAGGCCATCGAGGGTAAACGGCAACAGAAAACCGCCGCGCGCACCGCCGGCAACCGCACGGCGAAGCTCGGCAGCGGCGGCACGAGCATCGCCTAGACTCAGGTGCGCTACCGGCACTAAGCGCCCGCCAGAGTCAGCACAGAAGTCCTCGATCCAACGATTGTACGCCTGGCAGTGCGCCAGCGCATATGCGGGATCGGTGACTTCGGCTTCCCATTGCAAACCGAGCGTGGGGTAGAGGACGGCGTGGGTGATCCCCTGGCGATCTAAGAGTGCCAGGCGCGCTGTTGCGTCGTAGGCGGCCGGAGGAGCGTACGCCAGATACCGCCCCGATGTTGCTGCTTCTGCGAGTTGCTCCAGCGTCAGGCCCATCCCACCAATGCCGCCGAGCATCTCCGGCGTGGTCAGTCGGGCCGGACGGCCCTCGACCTCCAAATAGTCGCGGCCGTCTTCGCCGCGACGAATACGAATGGCTTTGTCCCGCCACTCGGGATCTATGTACCGTTCCCACAAGTCCGGGGGCTCGAGCACGTGGCCGTCAGCGTCCACGACGAATTCCATGTCGGTGTTGGTTACCCCACGGATGCGGGGCAGGTCAAAGGGTTCCAACACCATGAGCCGCCGCTCACTCCCTCGTTGCCCCCTCGGCCACCCAACAAAGCCCCCTGTTCCGAGCAACAAAGAACAATAAAGGACACCCACTTTTTCACCGGAGCCGGGGGGAGGAAAAAGAAGAAGAAAAAGGACACCCACTTTTTTCGAGCGGCAGCAATCTAGAGAAGGCCGACCTCCCTGCCCCGCGGAACGACGTGGCACACCCGCCTCCTCCGCGTGCACCGGTTGGCAGCTCTCGATTCTTCGGGGCTTGAGGCGCGCGAGCAGAGGGACAAGCGTTAAGCGGACCGTACGCCGGCGAAGGCTTCGCTCGTTGTTGCTCGCGCTGGCCCGTGGGGAGGGTAGCGCCCGTCAGAAATCCTTTAGGGCGTTGATCAAGTCCACAATCGCCTTCTTTCCGTCGGCGAAGTACATGAGTGTATTGTCGGCGGCAAAGAGGGGGTTAGGGATGCCGGCAAATCCTGGGGACAGTGAGCGCTTGACCACGACCACCGTGCGCGCCTTGTCCACGTCGAGAATCGGCATACCCGCGATCGGACCACTGGCCGCGTCCCGCGCGAGTGGATTCACAACATCGTTCGCACCGATCACAATGGCGACGTCGGTCTGCTCGAAGAGCGGGTTGGCCTCTTCCATGGTGAGCATTTTTTCGTAAGGGATGTCCGCCTCGGCCAGTAACACGTTCATATGTCCCGGCATGCGTCCGGCCACGGGGTGGATGGCGAATGCCACCTCGGTTCCACGCGACTCCAGCAAACGCATGAGATCGCGCACCGCATGCTGGGCCTGTGACACGGCCATGCCATAGCCAGGTACGATGATGACACGACGCGCACCGTCCAACAGCATGGCAATTTCTTCCGCGGTTGCGGCTTTGATCCGGCCTGCGTAAATGTCGTCCTGCCCTGTACCAGCCGCTGCGACCACGCCGACCCCACCAAACAAGACATTCGGAAGCGAGCGATTCATGGCTTTGCACATGATCTGGGTCAGGATGATCCCGCTCGCACCTACCAGCGAGCCGGCGATGATCAACATGTTGTTGTTCAACACGAATCCGGTAGCGCAGCCCGCCAAGCCCGAGTACGAATTCAAGAGCGAGATCACGACCGGCATGTCTGCCCCGCCAATCGGTATCACCGTGAGAACTCCCAGTATCGAGGCGACAAGAACAACGAGCCAGTAGAGCCACAACTGTTCCGGCTGCATGATCACGCCGATCCCCAGCACGATCGTCGCAAGTGCCAAGAGTGCGTTGATCCCATGGCGGCCGGGCAACAGAATGGGTTGCCCGGGCATGATTTCCTGAAGCTTCGCAAAGGCCACAAGCGAACCCCAAAAGGTCACCGCGCCGATCAAGCCCGAAGCTGCCGTGGCGATCGTGAGTTGCAATGTGACCGGCCGCTCCACGATACCAACTGCTTCGATGAGCGCAGCTCCGGCGACGAGCACGGACGCGCCCCCTCCGAAACCGTTCAGCAGGGCCACCATTTGCGGCATGGCGGTCATGCGGATGCGGTAAGCGAGCACCGCCCCAATGGCCGAACCCAGCACCAGCGCAACGAAAATCGCCCCGTAAGACAGGATCTGTCGGTCCAGCAAAGTGAACACGATGGCGATTAGCATGCCAACCGCCGCGATGCCGTTGCCTCTCCGCGCCGTGCGCGGATGGGCCAGTTCTTTTAGGCCCCAAATGAACAGTAGGGCCGCGACCAGGTACGCAATGTTGATCCAGGCCAATGACACAGCCTCATTCCTTTCTCTTGAACATGCCGAGCATCCGGTCGGTCACCAAAAACCCTCCCACGACGTTGATCATGGCAAAAACCACAGCGAGGAAGCCGAGAAACGCAGTGAGAGCCGTGTGTTGCATGCCGAGCGACAAAATCGCTCCGACGATGGTGATCCCGGAAATCGCGTTCGAGCCGGACATCAAAGGCGTGTGCAACGTGGGCGGCACTTTGCTGATCACTTCGAAGCCCACCAAAATGGCAAGCACAAAGATGGTCAGGATGTCCACGAAGTCGCTCATACCGTTTCCTCCTCGCGCAACACCTATCGCGCTTGTGCCAACGCCTCTTGCACAGCGGGATGCACCACTCGGCCTTCGTGTGCGACCAGTGTGCCCGCAGTGATCTCGTCGGCAAGATCGACGCGGAGCTCCCCCTTCGGAAACAAGTGCAGCAAAAAGGCCACGATATTGTTCGAATACATTTGGCTCGCATGGTGAGGGACCGTGCCCGCAATGTTGATCGGACCAAAGACACGTACCCCGTGGTATACAACGTCCTCACCGGCCCGGGTGACTGCGCAATTCCCACCCCGCTCCGCGGCCAGATCCACGATGACGGAGCCCGGAACCATTCCGGCCACCATCTCTGCGGTTATCAGCACGGGAGCTCGACGCCCGGGAACATTGGCGGTGGTGATGACGACGTCACTGTCCGCGATGACCCGCGACAGCAATGCACGCTGGCGCTCGTAAAAGCGCTCGTCTTGTGCTTTGGCATATCCGCTTTTGTCTTCCACATCTCGAGCCTCCAGGGGAAGCTCCACAAATCGCGCGCCGAGGCTCGAGACTTGCTCCTTGGCGGCAGGCCGAATGTCGTACGCCGACACGACTCCCCCGAGCTTGCGCGCCGTGGCAATGGCCTGCAGGCCCGCGACCCCCGCACCCAAGATGAATACTTTGGCCGGGCGCAGCGTGCCTGCCGCGGTCATCATGAGCGGAAACATTTTCGGTAGCGCATTGGCCGCTACCAGCACCGCTTTGTACCCGGCAATGGTGGCCATCGAGGTCAGGGCGTCCATGGATTGCGCGCGTGTGATGCGCGGCATCATTTCCACTGCGAAGGCACTGACACCTGTGTGCGCCAGCTGTTCGATCGTCTCCGGGGCTCCCAGCGGGCGCAAGAAGCCAACGACCACTTGGCCAGCGCGCAGCAACGCGAGATCCTCCGCCCCACGCGCCGGATTGGCCCCGAGCCCAAGCACTTGCACAATGATGTGGGCACGCGCGAACAATGCAGCACGATCGGGAGCAATCTTGGCCCC
This sequence is a window from Candidatus Binatia bacterium. Protein-coding genes within it:
- a CDS encoding amidohydrolase → MVLEPFDLPRIRGVTNTDMEFVVDADGHVLEPPDLWERYIDPEWRDKAIRIRRGEDGRDYLEVEGRPARLTTPEMLGGIGGMGLTLEQLAEAATSGRYLAYAPPAAYDATARLALLDRQGITHAVLYPTLGLQWEAEVTDPAYALAHCQAYNRWIEDFCADSGGRLVPVAHLSLGDARAAAAELRRAVAGGARGGFLLPFTLDGLPHGHPDHDPLWEAAQELDVPIAIHTGVDPPSRSLHHRFDGVSWPEGIPALIWYLQMLFPQAVQQAFSTFFQFATFDRFPGLKIVVLESGAGWLPYWMDRMDALYSGSLRITMALREKPSVYVRRQCWIAADPDESFLPAVIESVGSERVLWASDFPHSDHTGDYVKELDHLCRRLTRESAVHLRGRNAASLYKLDESTRLR
- the ilvN gene encoding acetolactate synthase small subunit; this translates as MRHTISVLVENEFGVLSRVAGLFSARAFNIESLTVAETLDPTVSRITLVTRGDDRVVEQIEKQLNKLIGVIYVSDFTGTPHVEREMALVKVRADQHTRAEVMNIVDIFRGKVIDVGPQSFIVEVTGDEEKLAALINLLRPLGILEIVRTGKVAMHRGARLMVPEELPPEEKEENVA
- the pntB gene encoding NAD(P) transhydrogenase subunit beta, with translation MSLAWINIAYLVAALLFIWGLKELAHPRTARRGNGIAAVGMLIAIVFTLLDRQILSYGAIFVALVLGSAIGAVLAYRIRMTAMPQMVALLNGFGGGASVLVAGAALIEAVGIVERPVTLQLTIATAASGLIGAVTFWGSLVAFAKLQEIMPGQPILLPGRHGINALLALATIVLGIGVIMQPEQLWLYWLVVLVASILGVLTVIPIGGADMPVVISLLNSYSGLAGCATGFVLNNNMLIIAGSLVGASGIILTQIMCKAMNRSLPNVLFGGVGVVAAAGTGQDDIYAGRIKAATAEEIAMLLDGARRVIIVPGYGMAVSQAQHAVRDLMRLLESRGTEVAFAIHPVAGRMPGHMNVLLAEADIPYEKMLTMEEANPLFEQTDVAIVIGANDVVNPLARDAASGPIAGMPILDVDKARTVVVVKRSLSPGFAGIPNPLFAADNTLMYFADGKKAIVDLINALKDF
- the pntA gene encoding NAD(P) transhydrogenase subunit alpha, which produces MVLIGVPRETFPGEQRVALIPASVPALTKVGFEVWIERGAGEAAGFSDGAYEEKGAKIAPDRAALFARAHIIVQVLGLGANPARGAEDLALLRAGQVVVGFLRPLGAPETIEQLAHTGVSAFAVEMMPRITRAQSMDALTSMATIAGYKAVLVAANALPKMFPLMMTAAGTLRPAKVFILGAGVAGLQAIATARKLGGVVSAYDIRPAAKEQVSSLGARFVELPLEARDVEDKSGYAKAQDERFYERQRALLSRVIADSDVVITTANVPGRRAPVLITAEMVAGMVPGSVIVDLAAERGGNCAVTRAGEDVVYHGVRVFGPINIAGTVPHHASQMYSNNIVAFLLHLFPKGELRVDLADEITAGTLVAHEGRVVHPAVQEALAQAR
- the psd gene encoding phosphatidylserine decarboxylase proenzyme, with the protein product MGRISSHDAATDQPLNVFGLPLAREGLPHIIAAMFLTVVLGLFFGIAGAVLGILLFALVVNFFRDPERIPPRDPLAIVAPADGKVIQIADIEDTRFLSAPATRVSIFMSPLDVHVNRIPWSGQVLDVRYHPGKFFRAFADKASLDNEQTAVHVRDEEGRQLWFVQIAGLIARRIVCRLQPGDRVQRGQRYGMILFGSRADVYFPAGSVEVAVQLHQRTRAGETILARWR
- the ilvC gene encoding ketol-acid reductoisomerase (NADP(+)), whose protein sequence is MMKVYKDADAKPQYLEGKKVAVIGYGSQGHAHAQNLRDSGIEVAVGLHRGGSSWPKAEAAGFTVMDTAEAARWGDIVMVLVPDEVAGNLYASEIAPGMTAGKYLAFGHGFNIHFRRIVPEPEVNVFMVAPKGPGHLVRSEFQKGRGVPCLLAVHQDPSGDTKEVALAYAQAIGGTRAGVLETTFKDETETDLFGEQAVLCGGLTELIRAGYETLVQAGYPEEMAYFECVHEVKLIVDLIYEGGIANMRYSISNTAEYGDMTRGPRVITQESRAAMKKILENIQSGAFAKEWITEYECGMPHFNELRKAAAKHPIEEVGARLRALMPWLASNRLVDKSKN
- the lipZ gene encoding putative hydrolase LipZ, with amino-acid sequence MELPADVQRVFDEWGRRGHFCTLAEGHRIFAVQEGSGPDVVLVHGFPSTSHDFAAALPEIVGLNRRVLTWDHLGFGFSDKPTDPAVSYSLLDQARRAGEIVAAHGVRRARVIGHDMGLTIAVEMLCLQHEGKLPFEIEALVMCNGSHLIELARLTPLQYALMTDEGAAEFARTYDPERFAQGFRFLWADPSRTPDVDIRAIAYWIPWNEGLQVIGRIARYNIERRTYAKRWREIFTRIKIPMRVVWGEFDPIAVPAIGEKLAEMARTHCWIMRNVGHYPQMEAPSDWVDLVMSN
- the pssA gene encoding CDP-diacylglycerol--serine O-phosphatidyltransferase, with the translated sequence MALERSRPPLLQPLENGSPLRRGVYLLPNLLTTGGLFSGFYSVVASLHGDFQVAAIAILIANVFDALDGRVARLTRTATRFGIEYDSLADLVAFGVAPAMLIYCWALEPWGSWGWLAAALYLTCAALRLARFNVQFDSVEKRHFVGLPSPAAAEAIAATVLLFYRFGAYGPTDKHLLLLLVTYGLAGLMVSTFPYFSFKETDLLRRQPFWTLLVAIVLLKLLVAEPQVFLFLGFYTYALSGPVRLLWVMGRRMASRRKAHGSAGAAIPATAAEREDARGR